In Daucus carota subsp. sativus chromosome 4, DH1 v3.0, whole genome shotgun sequence, one DNA window encodes the following:
- the LOC108216828 gene encoding protein CHUP1, chloroplastic → MEDNARTKIELMKPVLLKAGIPFAISIAGLVLARFTLGRKDAGLKDSANESQFNDSPELCNDQESCHDDLEIIEGDQHLTNIHDMSSLDTLHTQTIRELEEEIVCLKGKVKDLEGRELELKFRFLHYLEMKDQEMELMELENCLSLEIVKSEYLDRELLSMEAEIKRFEGMVIDFLKLSRQIQISILENKVLYRIIRRLLRKAEEMSHVLQRKNRETEAGHAEISRNHEELSRREDRISVLENKLLEMKHVTEKQEVENHELLSKLNLAENSASLKNEERAALEGYNQLVNEFEQLQRDRAAEVKELVYLRWSNACLRHELIRRNQQGENVEAKNSHQVELCYEEDGLEGESESSVILDDQGESSLESTTPSRDHAHAHSKRLKLIEKFKRWVEGSEKTKRKSEQKNHGEVVKCLGKHMVSDGADEIQVSARNSCSSACHNSPNVMNST, encoded by the exons ATGGAAGATAATGCAAGAACAAAGATAGAGCTTATGAAGCCAGTGTTGCTCAAGGCTGGAATTCCTTTTGCTATTTCTATAGCTGGTTTGGTTCTTGCTAGGTTCACCTTAGGCCGAAAAGATGCAGGTTTGAAGGACTCGGCTAATGAATCACAGTTTAATGATTCTCCTGAATTGTGTAATGATCAGGAGAGCTGTCACGATGATCTTGAGATTATTGAGGGTGATCAACATTTAACAAACATCCATGACATGTCTTCATTAGACACGTTGCATACTCAGACTATACGCGAACTAGAGGAGGAGATTGTTTGCTTAAAAGGCAAAGTAAAAGATCTTGAAGGCAGGGAATTGGAACTTAAATTTCGGTTTCTTCATTATCTTGAAATGAAAGATCAAGAGATGGAGCTTATGGAGCTAGAGAATTGTTTATCCTTAGAAATAGTGAAGTCAGAGTATTTGGATAGGGAGCTGTTATCAATGGAGGCAGAAATTAAGAGGTTTGAGGGCATGGTGATAGACTTTCTGAAACTGTCGCGGCAGATTCAGATTTCTATATTGGAAAATAAGGTGCTTTATAGAATAATTAGAAGGCTTTTAAGAAAAGCAGAAGAAATGTCCCatgttctgcaaagaaagaacAGGGAGACTGAAGCTGGACATGCAGAGATATCGCGGAATCATGAAGAACTAAGTAGAAGAGAAGATAGGATCAGTGTCTTGGAAAATAAACTTTTAGAGATGAAACATGTTACAGAGAAGCAGGAGGTGGAGAATCATGAACTTCTCAGCAAGCTGAACTTAGCGGAGAATTCAGCTTCCTTAAAG AATGAAGAGAGGGCTGCACTGGAAGGTTATAATCAATTAGTAAATGAGTTTGAGCAGCTGCAGAGGGACCGAGCAGCTGAAGTTAAAGAACTTGTTTATCTGAGGTGGAGTAATGCGTGCTTGAGACACGAGCTAATTAGGAGGAACCAACAAGGAGAAAATGTGGAAGCCAAAAATAGCCATCAAGTGGAGTTGTGCTATGAAGAGGACGGATTAGAGGGCGAATCAGAAAGTTCTGTTATTTTAGATGATCAGGGAGAATCAAGCTTAGAAAGCACAACTCCTAGCCGTGATCATGCTCATGCTCATTCCAAAAGGCTCAAGTTAATAGAGAAGTTCAAAAGATGGGTGGAAGGAAGTGAGAAAACAAAGAGAAAATCGGAGCAAAAGAATCATGGTGAAGTGGTCAAGTGCCTTGGAAAGCATATGGTGTCTGATGGTGCAGATGAGATACAAGTCAGTGCTAGAAATTCTTGCTCTAGTGCATGTCATAATAGCCCGAATGTTATGAACTCAACTTAA
- the LOC108219318 gene encoding wall-associated receptor kinase-like 20 produces the protein MATRQNEKPNNIVYSLLFLVYLFSYSSAISTCPNCGTIEVPYPLSTSNNCGDPEYSLRCEPHTKKLYFDALNGSSYLVLKINASIQRIVLQPSSWLPGTCVTQDMLVSEGLWLNQTLPFNITSSNTIFLLNCSPRLLASPLNCTPSSICHHYLESSGHIDATRALKCSNGPINPCCTFIAGGMPSAYKIRLHNSGCRAFRSILGLDSDKPASQWEEGLEIQWTSPSEPVCKSQIDCSATSKCSPAGNTGVLRCQCKRDYNWNHVLGTCIKKKNYSKVGRNLKISIAVVLFFVIAVVMALVTMKKSGKFSNRAKLVKAREEMLKSSSGCRSARMFSLKDIKKATNGFSKDKILGVGGFGEVYKGELRDGSIVAIKSAKVGNIKSTQQVLNEVAILSQVSHQNLVRLLGCCVEAEQPLMIYEYISNGTLHDHLHGKFSSNFLDWKCRLRIALQTAEALAYLHSAAYTPIYHRDVKSTNILLDGEFNAKVADFGLSRLASPGLSHVSTCAQGTLGYLDPEYYRNYQLTDKSDVYSYGVVLLEILTSQKAIDFSRAEDDVNLAIYASQRENKGAIMEVLDQRLLAEDHSVNFMTSLRLFSDLAFSCLREKKGERPSMKNVVQQLECITEMVTRQESQS, from the coding sequence ATGGCTACTAGACAAAATGAGAAACCAAATAACATTGTTTACTCCCTTCTGTTTCTTGTTTACTTATTTTCCTATTCTTCTGCCATCAGTACCTGCCCAAATTGTGGAACCATTGAAGTCCCATATCCTTTAAGCACGAGCAACAACTGTGGTGATCCAGAGTACTCTCTTCGGTGTGAACCACATACTAAGAAACTATATTTTGATGCTCTTAATGGTAGTTCTTATCTAGTCCTCAAAATAAATGCTTCTATTCAAAGAATTGTGTTGCAACCATCCTCTTGGCTTCCTGGTACTTGTGTCACTCAAGACATGCTTGTTAGTGAGGGCCTCTGGCTTAATCAAACTCTTCCATTCAATATAACTTCATCAAACACTATCTTCCTCTTAAACTGTTCGCCTCGCCTCCTAGCCTCTCCCCTCAACTGTACCCCGTCTAGTATTTGTCATCACTACCTTGAAAGCTCTGGACATATTGATGCAACGCGTGCACTCAAATGTTCAAATGGACCTATTAACCCATGTTGTACCTTTATTGCAGGAGGCATGCCATCAGCATACAAGATACGTCTGCATAATTCAGGTTGTAGAGCATTCAGAAGCATCCTTGGCCTGGATTCAGATAAACCTGCAAGCCAGTGGGAAGAGGGACTAGAAATTCAATGGACTTCTCCATCCGAACCAGTTTGTAAATCTCAGATTGATTGTTCTGCTACTTCCAAGTGTTCTCCTGCAGGTAATACTGGTGTCTTGCGATGCCAGTGTAAGAGAGACTATAACTGGAATCATGTGCTTGGTACTtgcattaaaaagaaaaattattccAAGGTTGGTCGAAATTTGAAGATATCAATCGCGGTAGTCCTCTTTTTTGTGATAGCTGTTGTAATGGCTTTAGTTACAATGAAAAAATCTGGCAAGTTCTCGAATCGTGCAAAGCTAGTCAAGGCTAGAGAAGAGATGTTGAAGTCAAGTAGTGGCTGCAGATCTGCAAGAATGTTTAGCTTGAAAGACATTAAGAAAGCAACCAATGGGTTCtcaaaagataaaattttaGGTGTTGGCGGTTTTGGAGAAGTTTATAAAGGTGAGTTACGAGATGGGAGCATTGTGGCAATTAAATCAGCTAAAGTAGGAAACATAAAGAGTACCCAACAAGTACTCAATGAAGTTGCCATACTTTCTCAAGTAAGTCACCAGAATCTGGTCAGGCTACTGGGTTGCTGTGTTGAAGCTGAGCAGCCATTGATGATTTACGAATACATATCTAATGGGACTCTCCATGATCATTTACATGGGAAATTCTCATCAAACTTTTTGGACTGGAAATGTAGGCTAAGAATTGCTTTACAAACAGCTGAAGCATTGGCGTACCTGCATTCTGCCGCTTACACTCCCATCTACCATAGAGATGTgaagtcaacaaacatactccTGGATGGTGAGTTTAATGCGAAAGTTGCTGATTTTGGTCTCTCAAGATTGGCTAGTCCGGGTTTGAGTCATGTGTCCACTTGTGCACAGGGCACATTAGGTTATTTGGATCCTGAATATTACCGCAACTACCAGCTCACTGATAAAAGTGATGTCTATAGTTATGGGGTAGTTTTGCTCGAGATCCTTACTTCTCAGAAGGCCATAGACTTCTCAAGAGCTGAAGATGATGTGAATCTTGCTATATACGCAAGTCAGAGAGAGAATAAAGGAGCTATTATGGAAGTTCTTGATCAACGTTTGCTGGCTGAAGATCATTCTGTCAATTTCATGACTAGCCTAAGGCTCTTCTCCGATCTTGCCTTTTCTTGTCTAAGGGAGAAGAAAGGGGAGAGGCCGAGCATGAAAAATGTCGTTCAACAACTCGAATGCATTACTGAAATGGTAACGCGACAAGAATCCCAGAGTTAG